One Gossypium raimondii isolate GPD5lz chromosome 3, ASM2569854v1, whole genome shotgun sequence genomic window carries:
- the LOC105794817 gene encoding uncharacterized protein LOC105794817, whose amino-acid sequence MDDSFKLRVEKIFGSLQSSQSSSQQQRPPLWSLSDAEVERREWRRESAADREDTLCSSSFDEFLKEERKYRSGRRKETEDDLDNDDGDDDDDNDGGSSQSHSRKIDEYGDEWEIRSCLGMDSTLDNEEEEDEYDKVASGRENAGERLYMSDIADHGSFLNSHNILQRALNHTTSNKDHCANHMAARIRLKEDDEEAQKLNYCDGSNSEIRELSDMKASDNGCHLRSILKRKDSGTGFKPRKCVRFDSACKDGWEEQFEKSEDHPTGILLMNSEDSDGVSLPAENDRAVPDYLRNPSRYTRYSFDSSSKFGEESNAQAWKDVLKLAPSSKCTESLSEQEDAPCDLPKSVTFIPKRKPGILQLVCDVSEVQEKENECKKSLHPKRLPVGIAAGAAKSGEDDATEDDIPEVSAANGTPVIPKGGRSYRVKSQPEGLDQEG is encoded by the exons ATGGACGATAGCTTTAAACTTCGAGTAGAAAAAATTTTCGGATCTCTCCAATCATCGCAGTCTTCATCCCAGCAGCAGCGGCCGCCTCTCTGGTCCCTCTCTGACGCCGAGGTCGAGAGGAGAGAATGGAGGAGAGAATCCGCAGCCGATCGAGAGGATACGTTGTGTTCCTCGTCGTTTGACGAGTTCTTGAAGGAGGAAAGGAAGTATAGGAGTGGGAGACGCAAAGAAACGGAGGATGATCTCGATAACGATGATGGTGATGACGACGACGACAACGACGGAGGTTCGAGTCAGTCACATAGTAGAAAAATCGACGAATATGGAGATGAGTGGGAAATCAGATCTTGTCTTGGAATGGATTCCACTCTCGACAATGAG GAAGAGGAAGATGAATATGACAAAGTGGCTTCAGGCAGAGAAAATGCTGGTGAACGCCTTTACATGAGTGATATTGCTGATCATGGGTCCTTTTTGAATTCTCATAATATCCTTCAAAGAGCATTGAACCATACCACTAGTAACAAGGACCACTGTGCAAATCATATGGCAGCGAGAATCAGGCtgaaagaagatgatgaagaagCTCAGAAGCTCAATTATTGTGATGGGTCAAATTCAGAAATTAGGGAATTATCAGATATGAAGGCATCTGATAATGGTTGCCATTTGAGGTCTATATTAAAAAGGAAAGACAGTGGTACAGGTTTCAAGCCACGAAAGTGTGTGCGGTTTGACTCTGCTTGCAAAGATGGTTGGGAAGAGCAATTTGAAAAATCTGAGGATCATCCAACAGGCATTTTGCTAATGAATTCTGAAGATTCAGACGGTGTATCTCTACCTGCTGAAAATGATAGAGCCGTTCCAGATTATTTACGGAATCCTTCTAGGTATACACGCTACAGTTTTGATTCATCAAGCAAATTTGGTGAAGAATCTAATGCTCAAGCTTGGAAGGACGTCCTTAAGCTTGCTCCAAGTTCTAAATGTACAGAATCATTGTCAGAGCAGGAGGATGCACCTTGTGATCTTCCAAAGTCGGTGACTTTCATCCCAAAGAGAAAACCAGGCATCCTTCAACTAGTATGTGATGTCAGTGAGGTTcaggagaaagaaaatgaatgtaAGAAGTCATTGCACCCAAAAAGACTCCCTGTGGGAATTGCTGCAGGCGCAGCCAAATCCGGTGAAGATGATGCAACAGAAGATGATATACCAGAAGTAAGCGCCGCCAATGGTACTCCAGTTATACCAAAAGGCGGTCGCAGCTATAGAGTAAAATCACAGCCAGAGGGCTTGGACCAAGAGGGCTGA